One Cicer arietinum cultivar CDC Frontier isolate Library 1 chromosome 8, Cicar.CDCFrontier_v2.0, whole genome shotgun sequence DNA segment encodes these proteins:
- the LOC101511292 gene encoding AP2-like ethylene-responsive transcription factor ANT isoform X3, with protein MPDGSIYGIEALCKSQAQEAMQVSIDGTFHKPNNSNNINHVQENISQQQLYYSSLRNHDVMLEGCMKNQVKDSVQLPKIVEDEIFGMRSWVSRDIPARYEQDSKTCGLSMSPGSQSSCVTSSQQTSLAPIDSVSIEMVDMKKNQNQTVLRNTFGQRTSQYRGVTRHRWTGRYEAHLWDNSIKKEGQARKGKQVYLGGYDMEEKAARAYDMAALKYWGPSTRINFPLENYEKELEEMKKMTRQEYVAHLRRKSSGFSRGASMYRGVTSRHHQHGRWQARIGRVAGNKDLYLGTFTTQEEAAEAYDIAAIKFRGANAVTNFDIKIYDVDKIISSSNLLSSEQAKRNRNMDDAINNKLSTFEDIEVTIPIQKRCKIQQHDQNPPTQSFESCTVQSFSLALDNIYHYQEIDESNPSSLVTSLSSSREESPDRTSLPMLFGMSSTESMPSFSLPQIPLSVFAAWNDA; from the exons CAAATAACATTAATCATGTGCAAGAGAATATCAGCCAACAACAACTATATTACTCTTCCTTAAGAAACCATGATGTGATGTTAGAAGGGTGCATGAAAAATCAGGTAAAAGATAGTGTTCAGCTCCCAAAAATAGTTGAGGATGAAATTTTTGGTATGAGGAGTTGGGTTTCAAGGGACATTCCTG CTAGATATGAACAGGATTCAAAGACATGTGGGTTGTCAATGAGTCCTGGTTCACAATCAAGTTGTGTTACAAGTTCACAACAGACATCACTTGCTCCCATTGATTCTGTTTCCATTGAAATGGTAGACATGAAAAAGAATCAGAACCAAACCGTTTTAAGGAATACATTTGGGCAAAGAACATCTCAATATAGAGGTGTAACAAG ACATAGGTGGACTGGTAGATATGAAGCTCATTTATGGGATAACAGCATTAAGAAAGAGGGACAAGCTAGGAAAGGAAAGCAAG TTTATCTAG gTGGTTATGATATGGAAGAAAAAGCTGCTAGAGCTTATGATATGGCTGCACTCAAGTATTGGGGTCCCTCCACTCGTATAAATTTCCCT TTGGAAAATTATGAAAAAGAACTTGAagaaatgaagaaaatgacaaGACAAGAATATGTTGCTCATTTAAGAAG GAAAAGCAGTGGATTCTCAAGAGGGGCTTCCATGTATAGAGGAGTAACAAG CAGACACCATCAACATGGAAGATGGCAAGCTCGAATAGGAAGAGTAGCAGGAAATAAAGATCTCTACCTTGGAACCTTCA cTACCCAAGAGGAAGCAGCTGAAGCCTATGACATTGCTGCTATAAAATTCAGAGGAGCAAATGCTGTTacaaattttgatataaaaatatatgatgtGGACAAAATTATATCAAGCAGTAATCTTCTTAGCAGTGAACAAGCTAAGCGAAACAGAAATATGGATGATGCAATTAACAATAAACTTTCTACATTTGAAGACATTGAAGTAACAATTCCAATTCAGAAGAGATGCAAAATACAACAACATGACCAAAATCCACCTACACAAAGCTTTGAAAGTTGCACGGTCCAATCATTTTCATTAGCTTTAGATAACATATATCACTATCAAGAAATAGATGAATCAAATCCTTCTTCATTGGTTACAAGCTTGAGTAGCTCAAGAGAAGAAAGTCCAGACAGAACAAGCTTACCAATGCTCTTTGGAATGTCATCAACAGAATCAATGCCTTCATTTTCTTTGCCTCAGATTCCATTGTCTGTCTTTGCTGCTTGGAATGATGCATGA